A DNA window from Alligator mississippiensis isolate rAllMis1 chromosome 11, rAllMis1, whole genome shotgun sequence contains the following coding sequences:
- the FES gene encoding tyrosine-protein kinase Fes/Fps, which yields MVSAGFPVPLSTPGLTSVQASTRAIPPEGSSTSPAPARAPPPRTAVRPSCGGALRPPGASGMGFGPELWCPQGHSALLRMQESELRLLELLKKWMLQRSKGDREYATLLHTMFTQLEKQEGAGQLRPGDYTSPISESCWALASQTEALSQILRRHAEALAMGPLHKLGLLIRDKQQLRKSYSEQWQQLSQDYSRTTQQELDKLKAQYRSLARDSAQAKRKYQEAKDKDRDKAKDKYVRSLWKLYALHNQYVLALRAAELHRQHHFQRALPALHEALHGLHQEMALVLKETLQEYHMVTSLVQEEVAAVHQEMAHAIQAINPATEYDSFLQRHRYGAEVPPELLFDESLLEESENLAPGELQLNELTVESVQHALTSVTEELAAATETTRSKEQQVRELEAEIRSEEQRLGHGERVQLLGRRQALQEAQQQFQVSLCTQTKLQGQWDMLRRELDRLGSRDPPPVLPLLDDRQSLSSMEQERTGPTALETLKNHISGIFRPKISLPPLLPLIPEVQKPLSQQAWYHGAIPRTEVQELLLQNGDFLVRESQGKQEYVLSVRWDGQPRHFIIQTSDNLYRLEGEGFPTIPLLVDHFLQNQQPITKKSGIVLLNSIPKDKWVLNHEDVLLGERIGRGNFGEVYSGRLRADNTPVAVKSCRETLPPELKAKFLQEARILKQYNHPNIVRLIGVCTQKQPIYIVMELVQGGDFLTFLRSDDSTQLRVKDLLKMTETAAAGMAYLESKHCIHRDLAARNCLVAEKNTLKISDFGMSREEEDGIYASTGGMKQIPVKWTAPEALSYGRYSSESDVWSFGVLLWEAFSLGAVPYAHMSNQQTREAVEQGVRLEPPEQCPDEVYRVMQCCWEYDSRQRPSFSTIHQELIAIRRKLR from the exons ATGGTCAGCGCAGGGTTTCCTGTTCCTCTTTCCACGCCGGGGCTCACAAGTGTCCAGGCGAGCACCCGTGCCATCCCGCCGGAGGGGAGCTCCACAtcgccagccccagcccgggcACCACCGCCGCGCAcag ctgtGCGCCCTTCTTGTGGGGGAGCCCTGCGGCCCCCAGGAGCCAGCGGCATGGGCTTCGGGCCGGAGCTGTGGTGCCCGCAGGGGCACAGTGCCCTGCTGCGGATGCAGGAGTCTGAGCTGcgcctgctggagctgctgaagAAGTGGATGCTGCAGCGGTCCAAGGGCGACCGGGAGTATGCCACGCTGCTGCACACCATGTTCACCCAGCTGGAGAAGCAGGAGGGCGCGGGGCAGCTGCGCCCCGGGGACTACACCAGCCCGATCAGCGAG TCGTGCTGGGCACTGGCGAGCCAGACAGAGGCGCTGAGCCAGATCCTGCGGCGCCATGCAGAGGCCCTGGCCATGGGACCCCTGCACAAGCTGGGCCTGCTCATCcgggacaagcagcagctgcgCAAGTCCTACagcgagcagtggcagcagctgagccagGACTACTCCCGG ACCACGCAGCAGGAGCTGGACAAGCTGAAGGCACAGTACCGCAGCCTGGCACGGGACAGCGCCCAGGCCAAGCGCAAGTACCAGGAGGCCAAGg ACAAGGACCGGGACAAGGCCAAGGACAAGTACGTGCGGAGCCTGTGGAAGCTGTACGCTCTGCACAACCAGTACGTGCTGGCACTGCGGGCCGCCGAGCTGCACCGGCAGCACCACTTCCAGCGCGCCCTGCCCGCCCTGCACGAGGCCCTGCACGGCCTGCACCAGGAGATGGCCCTCGTCCT GAAGGAGACCCTGCAGGAGTACCACATGGTCACCAGCCTGGTGCAGGAGGAGGTAGCGGCCGTGCACCAGGAGATGGCCCACGCCATCCAGGCCATCAACCCTGCCACCGAGTATGACAGCTTCCTGCAGCGCCACAG GTATGGGGCGGAGGTGCCACCAGAGCTGCTCTTCGACGAGAGTCTGCTGGAGGAGTCGGAGAACCTGGCGCCCGGGGAGCTGCAGCTTAACGAGCTGACGGTGGAGAGCGTGCAGCATGC ACTGACCTCGGTGacagaggagctggcagctgccaccgAAACCACCAGAAGCAAGGAGCAGCAGGTCCGGGAGCTGGAGGCCGAGATCcgcagtgaggagcagaggctgggccACGGGGAGCG GGTGCAGCTGCTGGGGAGGCGCCAGGCGCTGCAGGAGGCGCAGCAGCAGTTCCAGGTCTCGCTGTGCACCCAGACCAAGCTACAGGGGCAGTGGGACATGCTTCGCCGTGAGCTGGACCGCCTGGGTTCCCGCGATCCCCCGCCTGTCCTGCCCCTCCTGGACGATCGACAGTCCCTCTCTTCCATG GAGCAGGAGCGCACGGGCCCCACTGCCCTGGAGACCCTGAAGAACCACATCTCGGGCATCTTCCGGCCCAAGATCTCG ctgccaccactgctgccactgatcCCGGAGGTGCAGAAGCCGCTGAGCCAGCAGGCCTGGTACCACGGTGCCATCCCGCGCACAGAggtgcaggagctgctgctgcagaacgGCGACTTCCTGGTGCGCGAGAGCCAGGGCAAGCAGGAGTACGTGCTGAGCGTGCGCTGGGACGGCCAGCCCCGGCACTTCATCATCCAGACCAGCGAC AACCTGTACCGGCTGGAGGGCGAGGGCTTCCCCACCATCCCGCTGCTGGTCGACCACTTcctgcagaaccagcagcccATCACCAAGAAGAGCGGCATCGTGCTGCTCAACTCCATCCCCAAG GACAAGTGGGTGCTGAACCACGAGGACGTGCTGCTGGGCGAGCGCATCGGACGC GGGAACTTCGGGGAAGTGTACAGTGGCCGCCTGCGCGCTGACAACACGCCAGTGGCAGTGAAGTCCTGCCGGGAGACCCTCCCACCTGAGCTCAAGGCCAAGTTCCTGCAGGAAGCCAG GATCCTGAAGCAGTACAACCACCCGAACATCGTCCGGCTCATCGGCGTCTGCACCCAGAAGCAGCCCATCTACATCGtcatggagctggtgcagg GGGGCGACTTCCTGACTTTCCTGCGCAGCGACGACAGCACCCAGCTGAGGGTCAAGGACCTGCTCAAGATGACGGAAACCGCGGCTGCCGGCATGGCATACCTGGAGAGCAAGCACTGCATCCACCG GGACCTGGCGGCTCGCAACTGCCTGGTGGCGGAGAAGAACACGCTGAAGATCAGTGACTTTGGGATGTCGCGGGAGGAGGAGGACGGGATCTACGCCTCCACCGGCGGCATGAAGCAGATCCCTGTGAAATGGACTGCGCCGGAGGCACTCAGCTATG